From one Nitrosopumilus sp. genomic stretch:
- a CDS encoding class I SAM-dependent methyltransferase: MRKYHKKNECRICSSQDLKLILDLGKQPLANAFIKKENLQKYENKFPLRLYLCKNCFLLQLLDIVDKEFLFKEYLYLTSASKPILNHFQKYASEIYNEFLKEIKKPFVIEIGSNDGSLLKEFKKLGTDVLGIEPAKNIAKMANDIGIPTKSNFLNQNIIKKNSLEKKASIVVANNVFGHIEDLKEFMKCIKLLLKNKGIFVFEVPYLIDLIQKLEFDTVYHEHLSYFSLRPLMKLMNEFNLEIFDVKKQKVHGGTIRVFVAEKDNFEITKDLKELIKYEEKFGIYKIKTYEKFSDNVKQLRSELQDKLSKFKKEGKIIFGYGAPAKGNVLLNYCKIGTQFLDYILDTTPLKHGLYTPGMHIQVRSDITHQELSSQQIALLLAWNYEEEIIKKENEFMKKGGKFLVPIPIPRLI; the protein is encoded by the coding sequence ATGAGAAAATATCATAAAAAAAATGAATGTAGAATTTGTTCTAGTCAGGATCTAAAATTGATATTAGATCTAGGTAAACAACCTCTAGCAAATGCTTTCATAAAAAAAGAAAATTTACAAAAATATGAGAATAAATTTCCTCTAAGATTATACTTGTGTAAAAATTGTTTTCTTCTACAGTTATTAGATATTGTAGATAAAGAATTTTTATTTAAAGAATATCTATATTTGACGAGTGCAAGTAAGCCAATTCTAAATCACTTTCAAAAATATGCATCTGAAATTTATAATGAATTTTTAAAAGAAATTAAAAAGCCGTTTGTGATAGAAATTGGTAGTAATGATGGATCATTATTAAAAGAATTCAAAAAATTAGGAACAGATGTTTTAGGAATAGAACCCGCTAAAAATATTGCAAAAATGGCAAATGATATTGGAATTCCAACAAAAAGTAATTTTTTAAACCAGAATATTATAAAAAAAAATTCTTTGGAGAAGAAAGCATCGATTGTAGTTGCTAATAATGTATTTGGACATATTGAAGATTTGAAAGAATTTATGAAATGTATAAAACTTTTATTAAAAAATAAAGGAATTTTTGTATTTGAAGTACCATATCTAATTGATTTAATTCAAAAATTAGAATTTGATACAGTGTATCATGAACATTTATCATATTTTTCATTAAGACCATTAATGAAATTAATGAATGAATTTAATTTAGAAATATTTGATGTAAAAAAACAAAAAGTTCATGGAGGCACTATACGAGTATTTGTAGCTGAAAAAGATAATTTTGAAATTACAAAAGATTTGAAAGAATTAATTAAATATGAAGAAAAATTTGGAATTTATAAAATTAAAACATATGAAAAATTTTCAGATAATGTTAAACAATTAAGGAGTGAACTGCAAGATAAATTATCAAAATTTAAGAAAGAAGGTAAAATAATTTTTGGGTATGGTGCTCCAGCAAAAGGAAATGTATTACTAAATTATTGTAAAATTGGAACACAATTCTTAGATTATATTTTAGATACAACACCACTAAAACATGGATTATACACTCCAGGAATGCACATACAAGTAAGATCAGATATCACACACCAAGAATTATCATCACAACAAATTGCGTTGTTATTAGCATGGAATTATGAAGAAGAAATAATAAAAAAAGAAAATGAATTTATGAAAAAAGGAGGAAAATTTTTAGTGCCTATTCCAATACCCAGACTAATTTGA
- a CDS encoding DUF4910 domain-containing protein: MYELVRELFPICRSITGNGVRETLEIIKKHIPIKIHEVPSGTKVFDWIIPKEWNIKDAYVKNSKGEKIIDFKKSNLHILNYSSPINKKVTLSELKEHLYTLPEHPNWIPYRTSYYKENWGFCIPHEQFKKLTEDEYEVVISSTLDKGHLTYGELLLRGESQNEILFSCYICHPSMCNDNLSGVSLLTFLAKYLLNKKLKFSYRFLFIPETIGAITWLSINEKKIDRIKGGLVATCLGDSGHITYKKTRDGNSMIDKIVENILKESGEKYEIIDFFPAGSDERQFSSPGFNLPIGSITRTLYGKFPEYHTSADNLDFVHPKNFQSTFEKYLSVIFELEEHFGGSSLSKSTQKHTKKTELMFKNIYPKCEPNLGKRGLYDMIGAKKDGMKDKMPIFWVLNFSDGENSLLDISQRSKIELSDIKLAAKRLVESGLIQPI; this comes from the coding sequence ATGTATGAATTGGTACGTGAATTATTTCCAATTTGTCGCAGTATAACAGGAAATGGAGTTAGAGAAACTCTTGAAATAATTAAAAAACACATACCTATAAAAATTCATGAAGTTCCAAGCGGAACAAAAGTTTTTGATTGGATAATACCAAAAGAGTGGAATATCAAAGATGCTTATGTAAAAAATTCAAAAGGTGAAAAAATTATTGATTTTAAAAAATCAAATTTACATATTTTAAATTATAGTAGTCCAATAAATAAAAAAGTTACATTAAGTGAATTAAAGGAGCATCTATACACTTTACCTGAACATCCAAATTGGATTCCATACAGAACTTCATATTATAAAGAGAATTGGGGATTTTGTATACCACATGAACAATTTAAAAAATTAACAGAAGATGAATACGAAGTAGTAATATCATCCACATTAGATAAAGGGCATTTAACATATGGAGAATTACTCTTGAGAGGTGAAAGTCAAAACGAGATTTTATTTTCATGTTATATTTGTCATCCTTCTATGTGTAATGATAATTTAAGTGGAGTATCGCTTCTAACATTTCTTGCAAAATATCTTTTAAACAAGAAATTAAAATTCTCATATCGATTTTTGTTTATTCCAGAAACGATTGGTGCAATAACTTGGTTATCTATTAATGAAAAAAAAATTGATAGAATAAAAGGTGGACTTGTTGCAACATGTTTAGGGGATAGTGGACACATTACATACAAAAAGACAAGAGATGGGAATTCAATGATTGACAAAATTGTTGAAAATATTCTAAAAGAATCTGGAGAAAAATATGAGATTATTGATTTCTTTCCAGCAGGTAGCGATGAAAGACAGTTTTCTTCCCCAGGATTCAATCTTCCAATTGGATCAATTACCAGAACACTTTATGGAAAATTTCCCGAATATCATACATCTGCGGATAACCTAGATTTTGTACATCCAAAAAATTTTCAAAGTACTTTTGAGAAATATCTAAGTGTAATTTTTGAATTGGAAGAACATTTTGGAGGTTCTTCCTTGAGCAAAAGTACTCAAAAACATACAAAAAAAACGGAATTAATGTTCAAGAATATTTATCCAAAATGTGAGCCCAATCTTGGTAAAAGAGGATTATATGATATGATTGGAGCAAAGAAAGATGGGATGAAAGATAAAATGCCAATATTTTGGGTGTTAAATTTTTCTGATGGGGAAAATAGCCTATTAGACATATCACAGCGTTCAAAAATAGAATTGAGTGATATCAAGCTAGCTGCAAAACGATTGGTTGAATCAGGTTTAATTCAACCAATCTAA
- a CDS encoding class I SAM-dependent methyltransferase, whose amino-acid sequence MKKIVPKGNVLDIGCSTGGFLANLSKISDLQLYGIDIDRDAIAIAEEKCNSAINFTETDLINYQTNLKFDCIVFRGSFQFLGFDLKETMKKIAELSSENVKIIIYSLPNSDSILYNLLKDNWHLFDEISHTLIFNKMSIMKLCEIYNYKIQECSYPYLETPYANHVKDNESLIQLIKGETKKSFPFWGNIMQIVLEK is encoded by the coding sequence TTGAAAAAAATAGTTCCGAAAGGGAATGTATTAGATATTGGGTGTTCAACTGGAGGATTCCTAGCTAATCTAAGTAAAATTTCTGATCTCCAACTTTATGGAATAGACATAGATAGAGATGCAATCGCGATAGCTGAAGAAAAATGCAATTCAGCAATCAATTTTACTGAAACAGATTTGATTAACTATCAAACTAATTTGAAGTTTGACTGTATAGTATTTAGAGGATCTTTTCAATTTTTAGGATTTGATCTAAAAGAAACCATGAAAAAAATTGCTGAGTTAAGTTCAGAAAATGTAAAAATTATTATTTACAGCCTTCCCAATTCTGATTCAATTTTATATAATTTATTAAAAGATAATTGGCATTTATTTGATGAAATTTCACATACATTGATTTTCAATAAAATGTCCATAATGAAGTTATGTGAAATATATAATTATAAAATTCAAGAATGTTCATATCCATACTTAGAAACGCCATATGCAAATCATGTAAAAGACAATGAAAGTTTAATTCAGTTAATTAAAGGTGAGACAAAAAAGAGTTTTCCTTTTTGGGGAAATATTATGCAAATAGTTTTAGAAAAATAA
- a CDS encoding SDR family NAD(P)-dependent oxidoreductase, which produces MEGKKILITGGTGSLGQALTKRLLEMKVDTIRIFSRNEEKQIQMENQFNDNRLRFFLGDINDYERLKRAFEDIDIVFHTAALKHVPKIEYNPFEAIKTNVIGSQNVINACLHENVEKAVAIGTDKAVSPLNTYGATKLLMEKLFVTANNFADPEKHLTKFISVRYGNVFGSSGSVIPLFLEQIKQKKKITITDPRMTRFSITMDEALDFILNATNSGKGSEIFVPKMRAYNIMDLKDALSDLFENVSEEIIGIRAGEKLHEILISEDEIRYSWEYNNMYFITNPLYPLFHIDNIKEVYQGIKKIENVKDYSSDKVEKISKEELKQMIKKVI; this is translated from the coding sequence ATGGAAGGAAAAAAGATCCTAATTACAGGCGGTACAGGTTCATTAGGACAGGCTCTTACTAAACGCCTTTTAGAAATGAAAGTAGACACAATTAGAATTTTCAGTAGAAATGAAGAAAAACAGATTCAGATGGAAAATCAATTTAACGATAATCGTCTTAGATTTTTTTTAGGAGATATTAATGATTATGAACGTTTAAAACGAGCTTTTGAAGATATAGATATCGTTTTTCATACTGCAGCATTAAAACATGTTCCAAAGATAGAATACAATCCTTTTGAAGCAATTAAAACAAATGTAATAGGTTCACAGAATGTAATTAACGCTTGTCTACATGAAAATGTAGAAAAAGCTGTTGCGATAGGTACAGATAAAGCTGTTTCTCCATTAAACACCTATGGAGCTACAAAATTATTAATGGAAAAACTATTTGTAACTGCAAATAATTTTGCAGATCCAGAAAAACATTTAACTAAATTTATTTCTGTCAGATATGGAAATGTTTTTGGTAGTAGTGGTTCAGTAATACCATTATTTCTTGAACAGATTAAGCAAAAGAAAAAAATCACAATAACAGATCCGAGAATGACTAGATTTAGTATTACAATGGATGAAGCATTAGATTTTATTTTGAATGCTACAAATTCAGGTAAAGGTTCAGAGATTTTTGTACCAAAAATGCGGGCATATAACATCATGGACCTAAAAGATGCTTTAAGCGATTTATTTGAAAATGTCAGTGAAGAAATTATAGGGATAAGAGCTGGAGAAAAATTGCATGAAATTTTAATTAGTGAAGATGAAATTAGGTATAGTTGGGAATACAATAACATGTATTTTATTACAAATCCACTATATCCACTATTTCACATAGATAATATCAAAGAAGTATATCAAGGAATAAAAAAAATAGAAAATGTTAAAGATTATTCATCAGATAAAGTAGAAAAGATATCAAAAGAAGAATTAAAGCAAATGATTAAAAAAGTAATTTAA
- a CDS encoding GNAT family N-acetyltransferase → MKNNVISVKLKSVKKSDCEFLYDLLKERDPRANISHKKMPSFTQHVKFVMSKPYSKWYIIEAFQNPVGSVYLTKDNEIGIFVKKDFHSKGIASAAINLLMEKHPRSRYLANINPKNKKSIQFFKNQKFNLIQHTYELEK, encoded by the coding sequence ATGAAAAATAATGTGATCTCTGTTAAATTGAAATCTGTGAAAAAATCAGACTGTGAATTTCTTTATGATTTGTTAAAGGAAAGAGATCCAAGAGCAAATATCTCTCATAAAAAAATGCCTAGTTTTACACAACATGTAAAATTTGTCATGTCCAAACCCTACTCAAAATGGTATATTATTGAAGCCTTCCAAAATCCTGTAGGCTCAGTTTACCTGACAAAAGATAACGAAATTGGTATTTTCGTTAAAAAGGATTTTCATAGTAAGGGTATTGCTTCTGCTGCAATTAACCTATTAATGGAAAAACATCCTCGTTCCAGATATTTAGCAAATATAAATCCAAAAAATAAGAAATCAATTCAATTTTTTAAAAATCAAAAATTCAATCTAATTCAACATACCTATGAATTAGAAAAATAA
- a CDS encoding N-acetylneuraminate synthase family protein, whose amino-acid sequence MKTIIVAEIGSNWEGSVSKAKKIIQECKKAGADIVKFQMWRAEDLYSKNHPNWKEIKKSELTFEKARKIKKIADQARIEFMCSVFYPEAVTFLETLNVKKYKIASRTCLIKDPHSLEVLESKALTKKPIIISMGMGGDKKKIERIFSKNKTIFCYCISEYPLEFKKIDWKEALKYDGFSDHTSGITAPILFTILKKQKKSKQILIEKHVKLKNSKGPDASTSMNTKELSELVSNIRIIENANF is encoded by the coding sequence TTGAAAACCATAATTGTAGCTGAGATAGGTTCAAACTGGGAAGGAAGTGTATCAAAAGCTAAAAAAATTATTCAGGAATGTAAAAAAGCCGGAGCAGACATAGTAAAATTTCAAATGTGGCGTGCAGAAGATCTTTATTCAAAGAATCATCCGAATTGGAAAGAAATTAAAAAATCTGAGTTAACATTTGAAAAAGCTAGAAAAATTAAAAAAATTGCTGATCAAGCAAGAATAGAATTCATGTGTAGTGTATTTTATCCAGAAGCTGTAACATTTCTAGAAACGTTAAATGTAAAAAAATACAAAATAGCATCAAGAACTTGTCTTATTAAAGATCCACATTCACTTGAAGTATTAGAAAGTAAGGCTTTAACAAAAAAACCAATCATCATAAGTATGGGAATGGGTGGAGATAAGAAAAAAATAGAGAGGATATTTTCTAAAAATAAAACCATTTTTTGTTATTGTATTTCAGAATATCCATTGGAATTCAAGAAAATTGATTGGAAAGAAGCTCTAAAGTATGATGGGTTTTCTGATCACACATCAGGAATTACAGCACCCATATTATTTACAATATTGAAAAAACAAAAAAAATCCAAACAGATTCTAATCGAAAAGCATGTTAAATTAAAAAATTCTAAAGGTCCAGATGCATCAACTTCAATGAATACCAAGGAATTATCTGAATTAGTATCAAATATCAGAATTATTGAAAACGCAAATTTTTAA
- a CDS encoding DegT/DnrJ/EryC1/StrS aminotransferase family protein: MTKKIKLFDPSIDQSEEKAIIKVLQSKFWASGSGTGNVKIFENKFKKYVGSTDCVAVNSGTSALNLALSLMDIKNKEVIVPSLTFVSTIHAIKLNGGKPIFVDVDEKNLCIDAEQITQSITDKTKVILPVHFGGMPCDLSKIKKICKDYDLTRIEDAAHASGSTYKNQKIGKHSSAVCFSFHPVKNLAMPTGGLISLNGKSSKKFKKILESRRWCGITNRHDSFYDVQEMGWNYYMNEFSAAIGIIQLKKLDKLNIKRKKIAKLYSKKINLEQKMIFDENCSYHLYWIRVKNRNQFRKKMNQIGIETGIHYRPVHTFSMYKTNSHLPVTEKVGNEIVSIPIHPNLSNDQIYKIIDAVNEFS, from the coding sequence ATGACAAAGAAAATTAAGCTATTTGATCCGTCAATTGATCAATCTGAAGAAAAAGCTATTATCAAAGTATTACAAAGTAAATTCTGGGCATCTGGTTCTGGAACTGGAAATGTGAAAATATTTGAAAACAAATTCAAAAAATATGTCGGTTCAACTGATTGTGTTGCAGTAAATAGTGGAACCTCTGCTCTAAATCTTGCTTTATCATTAATGGATATAAAAAATAAAGAAGTGATTGTTCCCTCTTTAACATTTGTCTCAACAATTCATGCAATAAAGTTGAATGGTGGTAAACCTATTTTTGTGGATGTGGATGAAAAAAATCTCTGTATTGATGCTGAACAGATTACTCAATCTATAACTGATAAAACCAAAGTGATTCTTCCTGTACATTTTGGGGGAATGCCTTGTGATTTGAGCAAAATAAAAAAAATCTGCAAGGATTATGATTTAACTCGAATAGAGGATGCTGCACATGCGTCTGGTTCAACATATAAGAATCAAAAAATCGGAAAACACAGTAGTGCTGTTTGTTTTAGCTTTCATCCTGTCAAAAATCTTGCAATGCCTACAGGGGGGTTGATTTCCCTTAATGGTAAATCTTCTAAAAAATTTAAAAAAATATTGGAATCTAGACGTTGGTGTGGTATTACAAATCGACATGATTCATTTTATGATGTACAGGAAATGGGTTGGAATTATTACATGAATGAATTCTCAGCAGCAATTGGAATTATACAATTAAAAAAATTAGATAAATTAAATATAAAAAGAAAAAAAATTGCTAAATTATATTCTAAAAAAATTAATTTAGAACAAAAAATGATATTTGATGAAAATTGTTCTTATCACCTATATTGGATTCGAGTAAAAAATAGAAATCAATTTAGAAAAAAAATGAATCAAATTGGAATTGAAACTGGAATCCATTATAGGCCAGTCCACACCTTTTCAATGTATAAAACCAATTCCCATCTACCTGTAACAGAAAAAGTGGGAAACGAGATAGTTTCTATTCCCATTCATCCAAACCTATCAAATGATCAAATTTACAAAATAATTGACGCAGTCAATGAATTTTCCTAA
- a CDS encoding glycosyltransferase family protein has translation MIGCIIQARIGSTRLPGKVMLNLDENPVLYYVLEQLRSCKLVDKTIVATTTLDEDDVIENFVATMNVDVFRGSPNDVLDRYYQCAKEFSIDTIVRITADNPLIDPTIVDDLIKEFTANSYDCLTNAYVRTFPYGTEVEIFSFESLEKAWKNAIKPSEREHVTPYLYNNSGNFKIFNVEHPKNISNLRWTIDRENDLTLVKLIVSKIKKRPILMNDILDLLSKEPELFEINKNQIPHEGYQKSLKEDEEYLKSRKKDRENHDKEN, from the coding sequence ATGATTGGTTGCATAATTCAGGCACGTATTGGTTCTACTAGATTACCTGGAAAAGTGATGCTAAACCTTGATGAAAATCCAGTTTTGTACTATGTTTTAGAGCAACTTCGTTCCTGTAAATTAGTTGACAAAACCATTGTAGCCACTACCACTCTGGATGAAGATGATGTAATAGAAAATTTCGTTGCCACTATGAATGTAGATGTTTTCAGAGGAAGTCCAAATGATGTTCTAGACAGATATTATCAGTGTGCAAAAGAATTTTCCATTGACACTATTGTGAGAATCACTGCAGATAACCCGTTGATAGATCCCACGATTGTGGATGATTTGATAAAAGAATTTACCGCTAATTCATATGATTGTTTAACAAATGCGTATGTGAGAACATTCCCATATGGTACAGAAGTTGAAATATTCTCTTTTGAATCCCTTGAAAAAGCATGGAAAAATGCAATAAAGCCTTCTGAAAGAGAACACGTTACTCCTTATTTGTATAATAATTCTGGTAACTTTAAGATCTTTAATGTAGAACATCCAAAAAATATTTCAAATTTAAGATGGACAATTGATCGTGAAAATGATTTGACACTAGTAAAATTAATTGTGTCTAAAATCAAAAAGAGACCTATCTTGATGAATGACATTCTTGATTTGCTTTCCAAAGAACCAGAATTGTTTGAAATAAATAAAAATCAAATACCACATGAAGGATACCAAAAATCTCTAAAAGAAGATGAAGAGTACCTTAAATCTAGGAAAAAAGACAGAGAAAATCATGACAAAGAAAATTAA
- a CDS encoding aldolase/citrate lyase family protein, with the protein MLIASQNLTNYGVPVPENTIFRINLAWTNSLDELQNLLKKHSEHDVFVDLPIHRTKPPNNKYSLEDLIPILESHSNVKYLAISNVESASDLKKHLELLPSSITLIPKIESPTGVNNIEEIMNSIPSQEKIAMLDHDDLYSSMLKRNEPSSNFVTYVNKLGEYCSKNNIILLRTIGVIFSDEEKRITEYVK; encoded by the coding sequence GTGCTAATTGCCTCTCAAAATTTAACAAATTACGGAGTTCCTGTACCTGAAAATACAATTTTTAGAATCAACTTAGCTTGGACCAATTCATTAGATGAATTACAAAATCTTTTAAAAAAGCACTCAGAGCATGATGTCTTTGTTGATTTGCCCATACATAGAACAAAACCGCCTAACAACAAGTACTCACTTGAAGATCTGATTCCAATATTAGAGTCACATTCAAACGTAAAATATTTGGCAATTTCCAATGTTGAATCTGCAAGTGATCTCAAAAAACATCTTGAATTACTCCCTTCATCCATCACATTGATTCCTAAAATTGAAAGTCCAACTGGTGTGAACAATATTGAAGAGATAATGAATTCAATTCCTTCGCAAGAAAAAATAGCAATGCTTGATCATGATGATCTCTATTCGTCAATGTTGAAGAGAAATGAACCTTCTTCAAATTTTGTAACTTATGTAAATAAATTAGGAGAATATTGTTCTAAAAACAATATAATTCTTTTAAGAACAATCGGGGTTATTTTCAGTGATGAAGAAAAACGTATTACTGAATATGTAAAATAG
- a CDS encoding class I SAM-dependent methyltransferase, with the protein MKCEMGENTEKKWWELIRNGELATALEMFPKERNLEILEIGGRDGFQAELISKKGYNVTSIDIKPLFPQFFPVQKGDINKLNFKENSFDIIFSSNMLQEINDIEVAFMEMRRVLKKDGLIIHIVPSTWWSFITNFWHYCFIPKYLVKSKKFQHIFNSYEKKENNNETLNDENVSSKKNLRRLFFHPLGANTSFIHEILYFSNFYWKKLFKKNGFKIVNKKNCPYCYSGYAVFKFKFIKLRKFLAKICFPSCYCFTLTLNSVRD; encoded by the coding sequence ATGAAATGTGAGATGGGAGAAAATACTGAAAAGAAATGGTGGGAATTAATTAGAAATGGTGAATTGGCAACAGCTTTGGAAATGTTTCCAAAAGAGAGAAATTTGGAAATTTTAGAGATTGGTGGTCGTGATGGATTCCAGGCAGAATTAATTTCTAAAAAAGGATACAATGTCACTTCAATTGATATCAAACCACTATTTCCACAATTTTTTCCTGTTCAAAAAGGCGATATTAACAAATTAAATTTTAAAGAAAATTCATTTGATATCATATTTTCTTCAAATATGTTACAAGAAATTAATGATATTGAAGTGGCTTTTATGGAAATGAGAAGGGTTTTGAAAAAAGACGGATTAATTATCCATATTGTTCCCTCAACATGGTGGTCATTTATCACAAATTTTTGGCATTATTGTTTTATTCCCAAATATTTGGTCAAGTCAAAGAAATTCCAGCATATTTTTAATTCATATGAAAAAAAAGAAAATAATAACGAAACTCTAAATGATGAAAATGTATCTTCAAAGAAAAATCTAAGAAGATTGTTTTTTCATCCTCTAGGTGCAAATACCAGTTTTATTCATGAGATACTTTATTTTTCAAATTTTTATTGGAAAAAATTATTTAAGAAAAACGGATTCAAAATTGTTAACAAGAAAAACTGCCCTTACTGTTATTCAGGATATGCTGTATTCAAATTCAAATTCATCAAGTTAAGGAAGTTTTTGGCTAAGATTTGTTTTCCAAGTTGTTATTGTTTTACACTAACTCTAAATTCAGTTAGAGATTAA
- a CDS encoding class I SAM-dependent methyltransferase — MKKYTNNSYLELPVFQCEKCNLYATGESEIEITEKTKSIYKDKHWGDNNLWDAKNAVKDNFSDIDSQGKRRHWISQKKYCKPYMNNKKSILEIGAGQGQATFWFDEEGFSVTSIEPDENNVKLINQKLKNSHCIVGSAEDFQLKEKFDIIWMSHVLEHLIKPIQFFKNIQKNLKNDGIFFIEVPNCENASMLKASIFKVPHTFHFSKKSLVNLANKTGFKVVECDYFRPATKFEGVMNKVTRSRLKKFQYYPRIPTNSKKGKFLRLILKV, encoded by the coding sequence ATGAAAAAATATACAAATAATTCTTATTTAGAATTACCAGTATTTCAATGCGAAAAATGCAATCTTTACGCTACTGGTGAATCAGAAATTGAAATTACAGAAAAAACAAAATCAATTTACAAAGATAAGCATTGGGGAGACAATAATTTATGGGATGCTAAAAATGCAGTAAAAGATAATTTTTCAGACATAGATTCACAAGGAAAAAGAAGACATTGGATTTCGCAAAAAAAATATTGTAAGCCATATATGAATAACAAAAAAAGCATTTTAGAAATTGGTGCGGGTCAAGGTCAAGCTACATTTTGGTTTGATGAAGAAGGATTTTCGGTTACATCTATTGAACCAGATGAAAATAATGTTAAATTAATTAATCAAAAATTAAAAAATAGTCATTGTATTGTTGGTTCTGCAGAAGATTTTCAATTAAAAGAAAAATTTGACATTATTTGGATGTCACATGTTTTGGAGCATCTAATAAAACCTATTCAGTTTTTTAAAAATATTCAAAAAAATTTAAAGAATGATGGGATTTTTTTTATCGAGGTGCCTAATTGTGAAAATGCCTCTATGCTAAAAGCATCTATTTTTAAAGTACCCCATACATTCCATTTTTCAAAGAAATCTCTAGTAAATTTAGCTAATAAAACAGGGTTCAAAGTAGTAGAATGTGACTATTTTAGACCTGCAACAAAATTTGAAGGAGTTATGAATAAAGTAACAAGATCAAGATTAAAAAAATTTCAATATTATCCAAGAATACCTACAAACAGTAAAAAAGGAAAATTTTTGCGATTAATTTTAAAAGTTTAG
- a CDS encoding glycosyltransferase family 4 protein, producing the protein MLVKDTDYSTGFPSKRPQEWFGTNKKFRNLIDEFAPDAVFIDRQSHFGIDTIKSKIPLFVLLRGHYWSEIEWAKKTLHKGPIMRAVIWFRNKTAEKCFRNAITILPICKYLEDVVKEHHPTQETFPFLEGINAKHWHKVEGMKLKHPCVGLLQGADWWGKTKEMLILKKVMKELPNVNFYWVGDGVYRENIISELEKFENFHWLGHLQYPEKVREFLSEIDIYALVSGMDLAPLTLKEAQLMEKPVIATNAGGIAEMMQDKNTGFLVEEGNSKDLIDKISILLNDKKLASEMGKKGREFVIETFSWDVIAKRFLDHAKNRLKINLD; encoded by the coding sequence ATGTTGGTCAAGGATACAGATTATAGTACAGGTTTCCCCAGTAAAAGACCACAAGAATGGTTTGGAACAAATAAAAAGTTTAGAAATCTAATTGATGAATTTGCGCCAGATGCTGTGTTTATTGATAGGCAATCTCATTTTGGAATAGATACAATCAAATCAAAAATTCCATTATTTGTTCTGTTAAGAGGGCATTATTGGTCCGAAATCGAATGGGCAAAAAAAACATTACATAAAGGACCAATTATGAGAGCAGTGATTTGGTTTAGAAACAAAACTGCAGAAAAATGTTTTAGAAATGCAATTACAATATTGCCAATATGCAAATACTTGGAAGATGTTGTAAAAGAACATCATCCAACTCAAGAAACGTTTCCATTTTTAGAGGGAATAAATGCCAAACATTGGCATAAAGTTGAAGGAATGAAGTTAAAACATCCCTGTGTAGGTTTGTTGCAAGGTGCAGACTGGTGGGGGAAAACAAAAGAGATGCTAATTTTAAAAAAAGTCATGAAGGAACTTCCAAATGTAAATTTCTATTGGGTAGGTGATGGAGTTTATAGAGAAAATATTATTTCAGAATTAGAAAAATTTGAAAATTTTCATTGGTTGGGACATTTACAGTATCCTGAAAAAGTCAGAGAATTTCTAAGTGAAATAGATATTTACGCACTAGTAAGCGGTATGGATTTGGCTCCACTTACTCTAAAGGAAGCTCAATTAATGGAAAAACCTGTAATTGCTACAAATGCAGGAGGTATTGCCGAGATGATGCAGGATAAAAATACTGGATTTTTGGTTGAAGAAGGAAATTCTAAAGATTTGATAGATAAGATCTCGATTTTGTTAAATGATAAAAAATTAGCCTCAGAAATGGGAAAAAAAGGCAGAGAATTTGTAATTGAAACTTTCAGTTGGGATGTAATAGCCAAACGATTTTTAGATCATGCTAAAAACAGATTAAAAATTAACTTAGACTAG